Part of the Ignavibacterium album JCM 16511 genome, GGAAGGAAATGAATGATGGCGGCGATATTAAAATTCCCAGAATATTTTATTATATAATGAAATATATCACTCCCGTTATACTTGCAGGAATTATGATCTGGTGGTTTGTTCAGAACGCACTTCCCACATTATTACTAAAAAATGTTTCACCGGAAAATGTCCCTTACATCTGGGGTGCAAGAGTACTAATGTTAGTTTTATTCGGTGGAATTATCTGGCTCGTTAAAAAAGCATGGAACAACAGAAAGGAGATTTTTTAATGGGAATGACAACTGAAGGTTGGGTATTTTTAACGCTTGCCTGGGGAGTAATTTTAACATTAACTTTTTATTGTTTTTATAAAGTACTTAAAGGAAATAATTCAAAATAAAAAAAGCCCTGAACGAAGTATTTCGATCAGGGCTGATTATCAACTTTTGTATTCTATAAATTTGGCAGCATTGATTCGCCGTTTAATTCATTCTCAGCATCTCTCGAAGGAACGGGCGGATTATATGCCCAGTTACTATCTTGTGATGCCAGTTCTATCTTGCCTTCACGAATAAATTTGTATAGCAAATCATTTTCTATCAGATAATAGAACTGATTCCTGAATTCATCAATAGAGATACCAGCCGTTGCAGCGAGCTTAGCTAATTCGTGTGGATCATCAAAATCTGCCTGATTTAATCTTAACATATATCTTCGTGCTATGTAAAATGATTCTGATGAAGGGTCAACCATTCTTACTTTTGTACGGTTGGTTTTCGGATCAAGAATTTCATTGAAATAAAGCGGAACGAACCTTCCGTTCTGAATTGAAACCATTGCACCACTTCCGCCACTGAGAATAAACTGCGAAGCGGCAAAGCCAAGATCTCTTGTATATTCCATATCGAATGGAATCGGATCAGCACAGCGTAATTCATAACCAATGTTCTTTGCAACGATTGTAGCTTTCAATCCGAATTGTTTTAATCTTTCCTGAACTTTTGCTTTAAGTATTTCACCAAAATTAATTTCAGCAATTCTGATATTGTCGTGGGCATCTCTTTCAACTGTTACAAGGTCTTCGAGATCACCTGGATTAAGATGTTCAACCAATCCTTCAGCAATAATTGCAACACCATCAGGTCTTCCATAACTTAATCTTTTTATAATTGCACCAACAAGAATGTCAACTATGTGATTAAGTTTTATTTCTTTTCCGGAAAACTCTTCTGGGATGAGAGTAATTGTAGCACCTGTTGCTTTACCAATTCCCAGTGCAAGATGTCCGGCTTTTCTTCCCATTGAAATGACAAAATACCATCGTGAAGTTGTTTGAGCATCAACCATGAGATTTTTTACAATATCAACTCCGATATGTCTTGCAGTCTGAAATCCGAAAGTAGGAATTCCGTGCGGAAGATCGAGGTCATTATCAATTGTTTTGGGAACATGAACAACTTTAATTCTTCCTGCAGCCATTTCATTTACTTTCAAGGCGCTGTAAGCTGTATCATCACCGCCGATTGTTATGAGCTTATCAACATTAAGTCTCAGTAAAGAAGTAACTGTATTCTCAAGATGTTTTTTATCTTTGGTAGGATTGGCTCTGGAAATTCCTATGTACGAACCGCCTCTGAAATGAATACGACTTACATTATGAATCGTCAATTCTTTTACTCTTGTTATATCGCCTTCCATTATCCACTGGAAGCCGTCTTTAATTCCGAGCACTTCAATACCTTCAACTGCTGCACGAATAGTTGCTGCGCCTATTACACTATTAATTCCCGGTGCAGGACCACCGCCAACAAGTATCGCTAACTTTTTAGGTGCAATTGTCATAGTTACAACTCCTTAAAATCAAAAATTAATTTTGTTAAAAAACTATTAAAGAACTTTCAGCTTTGCAAACTTAAGCATTAACTGCTTTACATTGTTTCCCTCAAAATGTACTATTGCTTTTGTCATATCACCGCTTCCAACAACATCTATTACACGACCAAGTCCGAATTTATCGTGCATAACTCTGCTTCCAGGTTTAAGCGAAGCACCTTCCTGATTGAAGTTTTCGTAATCAACATTCTGGAAATATTCATAATAAAGTTCTTTTTTAGTTTTACGATTTCCCTTTCTACCCAAACCGCCATTTACTTCCTTGTAAGTCGAAGGATCAAGTTCTTCTATAAATCTTGAGCGACTTTGATAAGCAACTTCACCAAATCTGTATCTTGATCTCGCGTGAGTAATATAAGCTTTTTTCTGCGCTCTAGTTAATGCAACATAGAATAATCTTCTTTCTTCTTCAATTGATGTATCCTGACTAAACTTCGGTGCGATTGGGAAAATGTCTTCTTCACAACCTGTAACAAAAACAATTGGCCATTCGAGCCCTTTTGCACTGTGGAATGTAAGCATTGCAACCGCATTCTTATCTGACGAATAATTATCTATATCGGAAATAAGAGATACTTCTTCAAGAAATTGTTCTAGCATCATTTCTTTGTTCTGTTCGGAATACTCAGATATCCAGGCAATCAGCTGATTAACATTTTCCATCCTTTGCAATGATTCGGGAGTATTATCTTCTTTAAACATTTTGATAATACCAATCTCATCAATTAAAGCTCTGGTAAGCTCACCAATTGATAATTTATCTTTAAGTCCGATGTATTTGTCAAGTAAAATTTTGAAGTTCTTAACATTCTTCTGAATTCTCTCTTTGATGTCAATTACTTCAAACACTCTTGCCATAGTTTGAAACAGAGTAAGATTATGCTTTTTAGCAAAAGCAAGCATTCTTACTATCGTAGTATTGCCAATACCTCTCTGCGGAAAGTTCATTATTCTTAGTAAGCTTTCCTGATCATTAGGGTTTGCAATAACCCTAAGATATGCTATAACATCTTTAACTTCTTTTCTTTTGTAAAATTCTACTCCGCCAATGATAATGTATGGAATTTTTTCACGACGGAATATATCTTCCATCGCTCGGGATTGAGCATTAGTTCTGTAAAGAATTGCAAAATCGTTGAATGTAAGTTTCTTTTTTGAAGTTTCGTGTTTGATATATTTTGCTATCTGTGCAGCTTCATCTTTTTCGTCAGCGCATTTAAGAAGAACAATCGGTTCGCCTTC contains:
- the pfp gene encoding diphosphate--fructose-6-phosphate 1-phosphotransferase; its protein translation is MTIAPKKLAILVGGGPAPGINSVIGAATIRAAVEGIEVLGIKDGFQWIMEGDITRVKELTIHNVSRIHFRGGSYIGISRANPTKDKKHLENTVTSLLRLNVDKLITIGGDDTAYSALKVNEMAAGRIKVVHVPKTIDNDLDLPHGIPTFGFQTARHIGVDIVKNLMVDAQTTSRWYFVISMGRKAGHLALGIGKATGATITLIPEEFSGKEIKLNHIVDILVGAIIKRLSYGRPDGVAIIAEGLVEHLNPGDLEDLVTVERDAHDNIRIAEINFGEILKAKVQERLKQFGLKATIVAKNIGYELRCADPIPFDMEYTRDLGFAASQFILSGGSGAMVSIQNGRFVPLYFNEILDPKTNRTKVRMVDPSSESFYIARRYMLRLNQADFDDPHELAKLAATAGISIDEFRNQFYYLIENDLLYKFIREGKIELASQDSNWAYNPPVPSRDAENELNGESMLPNL
- a CDS encoding ATP-dependent helicase; amino-acid sequence: MSSFKEELNPAQLAAVEYIDGPQIIIAGAGSGKTRVLTYKIAYLLKKNFKPESILALTFTNKAANEMKERIKELVPKKADSLWMGTFHSIFAKILRIESKHINYRSNFSIYDTIDSLSLVQNIMEELNIDQDKIQPGAVRHRISFVKNHMVTPEEFRKSYVKSFFDEKVADIFEDYEKRLYSFNAMDFDDLLLKPIYLFNDKPAILKKYRSMFEYVLVDEFQDTNKAQYELLKTLVPKNGLISVVGDDAQSIYSWRGAQVSNMQEFQKDFSKVKIFKLEQNYRSTKIILKAADSVIKNNPNQLEKTLWTDNEEGEPIVLLKCADEKDEAAQIAKYIKHETSKKKLTFNDFAILYRTNAQSRAMEDIFRREKIPYIIIGGVEFYKRKEVKDVIAYLRVIANPNDQESLLRIMNFPQRGIGNTTIVRMLAFAKKHNLTLFQTMARVFEVIDIKERIQKNVKNFKILLDKYIGLKDKLSIGELTRALIDEIGIIKMFKEDNTPESLQRMENVNQLIAWISEYSEQNKEMMLEQFLEEVSLISDIDNYSSDKNAVAMLTFHSAKGLEWPIVFVTGCEEDIFPIAPKFSQDTSIEEERRLFYVALTRAQKKAYITHARSRYRFGEVAYQSRSRFIEELDPSTYKEVNGGLGRKGNRKTKKELYYEYFQNVDYENFNQEGASLKPGSRVMHDKFGLGRVIDVVGSGDMTKAIVHFEGNNVKQLMLKFAKLKVL